A single Tissierella sp. DNA region contains:
- a CDS encoding acetyl-CoA hydrolase/transferase C-terminal domain-containing protein, which produces MDYKEKLITLEQALELVKSNYNIVTGLGATEPQDFMNNLHTIGDRVKNVTITNCLPMNHGEFLKPEYKESFNIDGWFYSPTLRKAHLNGNISYIPNHLHLAGIKRLAHMKPNIYAGSASMPDKHGFISLSLSNTYEKRMMEEADIIILEVNPNYPRTFGDVEVHYSDIDYLIASNYEVPALPDVVSNEKDIIIGNLIAEYINDGDCIQLGIGGIPNAVTDALMTKKDLGVHTEMMTSGMVKLAQAGVINGKKKNLHKGKIVCTFALGNKELYEFLDDNTSVMFLDGNYVNDPYVIAQNDNMVSINTSIEVDLTGQCCSESIGPIQFSGTGGQSDTAVGAQKSKNGKSFIALYSTAMVKNKETGEREEISKIVPMLKQGAYVTLSRNDVDYVVTEYGVVSLRGTNIKERVERLISIAHPKFRDELLEEAHKIGLIYDI; this is translated from the coding sequence ATGGACTATAAAGAGAAACTAATAACATTAGAACAAGCACTAGAATTAGTAAAATCGAATTATAATATTGTTACAGGCTTAGGTGCTACTGAACCTCAAGATTTTATGAATAATCTACACACCATAGGAGATAGAGTTAAGAATGTTACTATAACTAACTGTCTTCCTATGAACCATGGAGAATTTTTGAAACCAGAATATAAAGAGAGTTTTAATATAGATGGTTGGTTTTATTCGCCAACTTTAAGAAAAGCCCACTTAAATGGAAATATATCCTATATACCCAATCATTTACATCTGGCAGGTATAAAAAGGCTAGCCCATATGAAGCCAAATATATATGCAGGTAGTGCTTCGATGCCAGATAAACATGGGTTTATATCCCTGTCCCTTTCAAATACCTATGAAAAAAGAATGATGGAAGAGGCTGATATAATCATATTGGAGGTAAATCCTAACTATCCAAGAACCTTTGGAGATGTGGAAGTTCATTACTCGGATATAGATTATTTAATAGCCTCCAATTATGAGGTTCCAGCTTTACCTGATGTAGTAAGTAATGAAAAAGATATAATAATAGGAAACTTAATCGCAGAATATATTAATGATGGGGATTGTATCCAATTGGGTATTGGTGGAATTCCAAATGCAGTGACGGATGCATTAATGACGAAAAAGGATTTAGGCGTTCATACGGAAATGATGACATCTGGTATGGTAAAACTAGCACAAGCAGGGGTAATAAATGGTAAGAAGAAAAATCTTCACAAAGGGAAAATTGTATGTACATTTGCACTAGGAAATAAAGAACTTTATGAATTTTTAGATGATAATACTTCTGTTATGTTTTTAGATGGAAACTATGTTAATGATCCATATGTAATAGCTCAAAATGACAATATGGTATCTATAAATACCAGCATAGAAGTAGATTTAACAGGACAGTGTTGCTCGGAATCTATAGGACCTATCCAATTTAGTGGTACAGGAGGACAATCAGATACTGCCGTAGGTGCACAAAAATCAAAAAATGGTAAGAGTTTTATAGCGCTATATTCCACAGCTATGGTAAAGAATAAGGAAACAGGTGAAAGAGAAGAAATTTCTAAAATAGTACCTATGTTAAAACAAGGAGCTTATGTTACACTTTCTAGAAATGATGTAGACTATGTAGTTACCGAATATGGAGTAGTATCTTTAAGAGGAACTAATATTAAAGAAAGAGTTGAAAGGTTGATTTCAATAGCTCATCCAAAATTTAGAGATGAATTACTTGAAGAAGCACATAAAATAGGATTGATTTACGATATTTAG
- a CDS encoding branched-chain amino acid ABC transporter permease, translated as MIKNKVAKNTSIKNASTKNEQLQFILFGIILGLVPILAKIGILKTSHITIIGGTLIYAVAALGLNILLGYSGLISLGTSGFMGLASYISAYITVNLNLPFEVAILAAIIVPTIIGVLVGLVSLKIEGLYLAIATLAVSEILRKTFEEFDVFTNGFSGKSAGFPLLFGSIQLDRTTTYYLIVFVLTIIMLITYNMINGQLGRALNAMRGSEPAAQAMGVNLLKYRLVAFALATIYASVAGVLYVHFIRFSYPSIWSLKLSLDFLAMIIIGGLRSIYGTVLGAFIVFAVPDLFLKQIPYFDQLSYVFNGVLIILVIMFYPNGLIYIGHDIKGWIKKLRKRG; from the coding sequence ATGATAAAAAATAAGGTCGCTAAAAATACAAGCATTAAAAATGCAAGCACTAAAAATGAACAATTACAATTTATCTTATTCGGTATAATACTGGGATTGGTTCCAATACTGGCTAAAATAGGTATTTTAAAAACTAGTCATATAACCATTATAGGAGGAACATTAATATATGCAGTAGCAGCACTAGGTTTAAATATACTTCTAGGGTATTCAGGGTTAATTTCACTGGGAACATCAGGCTTTATGGGATTGGCTTCTTATATATCAGCTTATATAACGGTGAATTTAAACCTTCCATTTGAAGTAGCAATACTAGCAGCCATAATAGTACCTACCATTATTGGGGTATTAGTAGGATTGGTTTCACTTAAAATTGAAGGACTATACTTGGCCATTGCAACACTGGCAGTATCAGAGATTTTAAGGAAGACTTTCGAAGAATTTGATGTATTTACTAATGGATTTAGTGGTAAATCTGCTGGCTTCCCATTGTTGTTTGGTAGTATACAACTAGATAGAACTACAACTTATTATCTAATAGTTTTTGTATTAACCATAATTATGTTAATAACTTACAATATGATAAATGGTCAACTGGGTAGGGCATTAAACGCTATGAGAGGTAGTGAACCGGCTGCACAGGCAATGGGAGTAAACCTTTTAAAATATAGATTAGTAGCATTTGCATTGGCTACAATTTATGCATCTGTGGCAGGAGTATTATATGTACATTTTATTAGATTCTCATATCCGTCGATTTGGTCTTTAAAGCTGAGTTTAGATTTTTTAGCAATGATTATAATAGGTGGACTCAGATCTATTTATGGAACTGTACTTGGTGCATTTATAGTTTTCGCTGTACCAGATTTGTTTTTAAAGCAAATTCCATATTTTGATCAATTATCCTATGTTTTTAATGGAGTTTTAATAATATTAGTAATAATGTTTTATCCTAATGGCTTAATTTATATCGGCCATGATATTAAAGGATGGATAAAGAAACTGAGAAAGAGAGGATAA
- a CDS encoding ABC transporter ATP-binding protein — protein sequence MKETALSIKGLKVRYGAIEALKGIDIEVKEGDVVALLGANGAGKTTTLRKISGIIDGAEGSISFYGTEISKMEPDKIAKLGIAQSPEGRQIFRDLTVEENLRIGAFTIKDKEQIKMNFERVYNYFPLLKERADQMASTLSGGEQQMLAIGRALMSSPKILLLDEPSLGLAPLIVQDIMKIVKEIKEEGTTVIIVEQNAAQTLKIADYAYVLELGKINTHGKAADLRNDPRLIEAYLGSN from the coding sequence ATGAAAGAAACAGCTTTATCAATCAAAGGATTAAAGGTTAGATATGGTGCAATTGAGGCCTTAAAAGGTATAGATATAGAAGTTAAGGAAGGTGATGTAGTTGCTCTTTTAGGAGCAAATGGAGCTGGAAAGACCACTACCCTTAGAAAAATATCGGGAATTATAGATGGTGCTGAAGGAAGTATCTCTTTCTACGGTACTGAAATATCTAAAATGGAGCCTGATAAGATTGCTAAACTCGGTATTGCTCAATCACCAGAGGGAAGACAGATATTTCGTGACTTAACTGTTGAGGAAAACTTGAGAATAGGTGCATTTACAATCAAGGATAAAGAACAAATAAAGATGAACTTTGAAAGAGTATACAATTATTTTCCACTTTTAAAAGAAAGAGCAGATCAGATGGCCTCAACTCTTTCAGGCGGAGAGCAGCAAATGTTAGCTATTGGCCGTGCATTAATGAGCAGTCCTAAGATATTACTTTTAGATGAACCATCATTAGGATTAGCACCATTAATTGTTCAAGATATAATGAAAATTGTCAAGGAAATAAAAGAGGAGGGGACCACGGTAATAATAGTAGAACAAAATGCAGCGCAGACTTTAAAGATTGCAGATTATGCATATGTTCTAGAATTGGGTAAGATTAATACCCATGGTAAGGCAGCAGATTTAAGAAATGACCCAAGGCTTATAGAAGCATATCTAGGGTCCAACTAA
- a CDS encoding ABC transporter ATP-binding protein → MDGVKTISDGVVLSVKDLSIAFGGLKAVDNLSFDIKENEIFGLIGPNGAGKTTVFNCITQFYRPDLGTILFKDKNNNISSLREHNVHEIIGLGLVRTFQNIELIRELSILDNVLIGAHTDFKASIVSQALKLPKARKEERAQKEHAVKILRDFGLEDRKNMLVAGQPYGILKKVEFARTLMCDPKLIILDEPAAGLNDTETIELAKTIRKIRDEYNCSVFLVEHDMRLVMDVCDTICAINFGKFLALGNAKEIQGNKDVQAAYLGNDGDE, encoded by the coding sequence ATGGATGGAGTAAAAACAATATCAGATGGAGTAGTATTAAGTGTTAAGGACCTATCTATTGCTTTTGGTGGTTTGAAAGCTGTTGACAATCTCTCTTTTGATATAAAAGAAAATGAAATATTTGGATTAATAGGACCTAATGGTGCAGGAAAGACTACGGTTTTTAACTGTATAACCCAATTTTATAGACCTGACTTAGGAACCATATTATTTAAGGATAAAAACAATAATATTTCAAGTCTTAGGGAACATAATGTTCATGAGATTATTGGCCTAGGGTTGGTTAGGACTTTTCAAAATATAGAATTAATAAGAGAATTAAGTATTTTAGACAATGTATTAATTGGTGCTCATACTGATTTTAAAGCCAGTATAGTATCTCAGGCATTAAAACTTCCTAAAGCTAGAAAAGAAGAGCGAGCACAGAAAGAGCATGCTGTAAAAATACTAAGAGATTTTGGCCTTGAAGATCGTAAAAATATGCTAGTAGCAGGACAACCTTATGGAATATTAAAAAAAGTTGAATTTGCTAGAACTCTAATGTGTGATCCAAAGCTTATTATTCTTGATGAACCAGCAGCTGGTTTAAATGATACAGAAACCATAGAGTTAGCAAAGACCATAAGAAAGATTAGGGATGAATATAATTGTTCAGTATTTTTAGTAGAACATGATATGAGGCTAGTTATGGATGTTTGTGATACTATTTGTGCTATTAACTTTGGAAAGTTCTTAGCCCTAGGAAATGCTAAAGAAATTCAAGGCAATAAAGATGTTCAGGCAGCATATTTAGGAAATGATGGAGATGAATAA
- a CDS encoding ABC transporter substrate-binding protein — protein MKKSISILLILVLVLGLAACTQTPKEELPASNDNTTVTPKDEPAKEEKQAQGVTDTEIIVANSAATSGAFAPVGVPFNAGIEAYFKMINDAGGVNGRKITFKHQDDEFDPVKGKAILSNYIEDDKVFAIVGHFGTPVVGGTLEDLKEAGIPAVYFATGIGQLYNDNAVGRDRNIFPVQPIYKTEGQIMVARAVGDFGAKKIGVIYTNDDAGKDLLWGAEKKAKELGIELVAEQVTAGATDVSSAVTTIKNANVDFIIGAAIQATIPTIIKELAAQGVNKDVITTYVNVAPVIAASVVNEIAGKFDVYGNGWVSFEGDRMNALEEFAKHTPEYADNAYAMTGWIAASFFTEGLKRVEGTITWDKYMDALESAPINNPFGGSIDFGNGLRAGTQEMNLSKIVHTNLDGLWEVTKPLQSIDGILGN, from the coding sequence GTGAAAAAGAGTATATCTATTTTGTTAATTTTAGTATTGGTATTAGGTTTGGCTGCATGTACACAAACACCAAAAGAGGAATTACCAGCATCAAATGATAACACCACTGTTACACCAAAAGATGAACCTGCAAAAGAAGAAAAACAAGCACAAGGCGTTACTGACACAGAAATAATAGTTGCTAACAGTGCTGCTACATCAGGAGCATTTGCTCCAGTAGGCGTTCCTTTTAATGCAGGGATTGAAGCATATTTTAAAATGATAAACGATGCAGGTGGAGTTAATGGTAGAAAGATAACTTTCAAACATCAAGATGATGAATTTGACCCAGTTAAAGGAAAAGCTATATTATCAAACTATATAGAAGATGACAAAGTATTTGCTATAGTAGGACATTTTGGAACTCCTGTAGTAGGTGGAACTCTTGAAGATTTAAAAGAAGCAGGAATACCTGCAGTTTATTTTGCAACAGGTATAGGACAATTATATAATGATAATGCAGTAGGTAGAGATAGAAATATATTCCCAGTACAACCTATTTACAAAACAGAAGGTCAAATAATGGTTGCACGTGCTGTTGGAGACTTTGGTGCTAAGAAAATCGGTGTTATTTATACAAATGATGACGCTGGAAAAGACTTACTATGGGGTGCAGAGAAAAAAGCCAAGGAACTAGGCATAGAATTAGTGGCAGAACAAGTAACAGCTGGTGCTACAGACGTTTCTTCAGCAGTTACAACTATCAAAAATGCTAATGTAGACTTTATTATAGGAGCTGCAATTCAAGCTACAATTCCAACTATAATTAAAGAATTAGCTGCACAAGGTGTTAACAAAGATGTTATTACAACTTATGTAAACGTTGCTCCAGTTATAGCAGCATCAGTTGTGAATGAAATAGCAGGAAAATTTGATGTTTACGGTAACGGTTGGGTAAGTTTCGAAGGCGATAGAATGAATGCACTTGAAGAATTTGCAAAGCATACACCAGAATATGCTGATAATGCATATGCTATGACTGGTTGGATAGCAGCATCTTTCTTTACAGAAGGATTAAAGAGAGTAGAAGGAACAATTACTTGGGATAAGTATATGGACGCTTTAGAATCAGCTCCAATAAACAATCCATTTGGTGGATCAATAGACTTTGGAAATGGTCTAAGAGCAGGAACTCAAGAGATGAACCTGTCAAAAATTGTTCATACCAACCTTGATGGTCTTTGGGAAGTTACAAAACCACTTCAATCTATAGACGGTATTTTAGGCAACTAG
- a CDS encoding alpha/beta hydrolase, whose translation MAILNYNGKDVYYEVNGEGKPILLLNGIMMSTASWEFFKDPLSDNNQLILVDFLDQGQSAKLEGEYTQEVQVDLIYALLQELNIEKINIVGISYGGEVALQYALKHGSTIDRLVLFNTTAKTNPWLRDIGRSWMLSSDDPLNYYLTTIPIIYSPKFYNENIKWMENRKELLTKYVFNDKAFMGSMDRLTLSAENYDVIDRLGEIENHTLIVGAEHDVITPLAEQKLLNKGIKNSQLIILPDTGHGAMYERPLLFTSLILGFVNNTKLEYGIV comes from the coding sequence ATGGCTATTTTAAATTATAACGGTAAGGATGTATACTATGAAGTCAATGGTGAAGGTAAGCCTATACTTTTATTAAATGGAATTATGATGAGCACTGCCAGTTGGGAATTTTTTAAAGATCCCCTATCAGACAATAATCAATTGATCCTTGTGGATTTTCTTGATCAAGGACAATCAGCAAAACTTGAAGGGGAATATACTCAAGAAGTTCAAGTTGATTTGATCTATGCACTATTACAAGAATTAAATATAGAAAAGATAAATATAGTTGGAATTTCCTATGGTGGAGAAGTTGCCCTTCAATATGCATTAAAACATGGAAGCACAATTGATAGATTAGTATTGTTTAACACTACAGCTAAGACTAATCCATGGTTAAGAGATATTGGTAGGTCATGGATGTTAAGCAGTGATGATCCACTAAATTATTATTTAACCACAATACCAATTATATATTCACCAAAGTTTTATAATGAGAATATTAAATGGATGGAAAATAGAAAGGAATTGTTAACAAAATATGTCTTTAATGATAAAGCTTTTATGGGCTCCATGGATAGGTTAACACTTAGTGCTGAAAACTACGATGTAATAGATAGGTTAGGTGAAATAGAAAATCACACACTTATAGTTGGTGCAGAACATGATGTTATCACACCTTTAGCCGAACAAAAGTTGTTAAATAAAGGAATAAAGAATTCTCAATTAATTATACTACCTGATACGGGGCATGGGGCAATGTATGAAAGACCATTATTGTTTACTAGTTTGATTTTAGGTTTTGTAAACAATACAAAATTGGAATATGGGATAGTTTAA